The proteins below come from a single Psychrobacter sp. PL19 genomic window:
- a CDS encoding exonuclease SbcCD subunit D C-terminal domain-containing protein has product MSISAAAMPLSSVPNVRPLNVLHTSDWHLGRRLYGRMRYDEFEAFLSWLHDAIIAQQIDVLIVAGDIFDTMTPSNKAQALYYEFLGKVSKTCCQHTVIVAGNHDSPSFLDAPSQVLKFLNVHVIGTACDDLSDEVLVLNDADHVPHCIIAAVPYLRDRDVRNSAAGESMDSKDANVISGIHAHYEAVATFAKAHQRALAETHEHYIPVIATGHLFAAGGSTTADDGVRDLYVGNLGKISADMFDDCFDYVALGHLHVPQQVGGREHIRYSGSPIAMGFGEARQQKQVLLIQFGAVTNSSNEEILEDKNLQSNATNNIVTSQPVGVTALITKPETEYANNRLKNTDIKAKYMDDLFGFDESVDDTNNNNTDDKNTENEIAQNLTNPNNQAKLLDEDLNSTVLPASKLLHHDNLRNMQVSSLPIPCFQKLAQVTGDLETIATTIQALMQSLSLSETLWLEVVYTGADIISDLREQVNAMVEELPCEILKIKNTRTYNKILNQEKSSETLQDLNELEVFERCLNTHEVTDAQKLTLRDAYEQILYNIHHDDSRAE; this is encoded by the coding sequence ATGTCTATATCTGCTGCTGCCATGCCCTTATCTTCCGTCCCTAATGTCAGGCCTTTGAATGTCCTGCATACTTCCGATTGGCATTTGGGCCGTAGGTTGTATGGGCGCATGCGTTACGACGAGTTTGAGGCCTTCTTAAGCTGGCTGCATGATGCGATTATTGCACAGCAGATTGATGTGTTGATCGTCGCAGGCGATATTTTTGATACCATGACCCCAAGTAATAAAGCCCAAGCACTGTATTATGAATTTTTGGGGAAGGTATCAAAAACCTGCTGTCAGCATACCGTTATTGTGGCCGGTAACCATGATTCACCCTCTTTTTTAGATGCGCCCAGTCAAGTTCTGAAGTTTTTAAACGTCCATGTTATCGGAACCGCTTGTGATGACCTAAGCGATGAAGTCTTAGTTTTAAATGACGCAGACCACGTTCCGCATTGTATTATTGCTGCCGTGCCTTATCTGCGTGACCGTGATGTGCGTAATAGCGCGGCTGGCGAGTCTATGGACAGTAAAGACGCTAACGTTATCTCAGGCATACACGCGCATTATGAGGCGGTTGCCACCTTTGCTAAAGCGCATCAACGAGCGCTTGCCGAGACCCACGAACATTATATTCCTGTTATTGCCACAGGGCATCTGTTTGCTGCTGGCGGTAGCACCACTGCTGATGACGGTGTACGCGACTTATATGTCGGTAACTTAGGTAAAATATCAGCTGACATGTTCGATGACTGCTTTGATTATGTCGCGCTTGGGCATTTGCATGTACCACAGCAGGTTGGCGGGCGCGAGCATATTCGCTATTCAGGCTCGCCTATTGCGATGGGCTTTGGCGAGGCGCGCCAACAAAAGCAAGTACTACTAATACAGTTTGGCGCAGTGACCAATAGTTCTAATGAGGAAATTTTAGAAGATAAAAACTTACAATCAAACGCGACTAACAATATAGTGACGTCACAACCTGTTGGTGTAACCGCTTTAATTACTAAGCCAGAAACTGAATATGCAAATAACCGCTTAAAAAATACAGATATAAAAGCCAAGTATATGGATGACTTATTCGGTTTTGATGAGTCAGTAGACGATACTAATAATAACAATACTGACGATAAAAATACTGAGAATGAAATTGCTCAAAATCTTACTAACCCCAATAACCAAGCAAAGCTTCTTGATGAAGATTTAAATTCAACTGTCCTACCCGCCTCTAAGCTATTGCATCATGACAACTTGCGCAATATGCAGGTCTCTTCTCTCCCTATCCCTTGCTTCCAAAAATTAGCGCAAGTTACAGGTGATTTAGAAACTATAGCAACCACTATTCAAGCGCTTATGCAGTCACTTTCGTTATCAGAAACCTTATGGTTAGAGGTTGTTTATACCGGTGCTGATATTATCAGTGATTTGCGTGAACAGGTTAATGCTATGGTAGAAGAGTTACCTTGTGAGATATTGAAAATAAAAAATACTCGAACCTACAATAAAATACTAAACCAAGAGAAGTCCTCAGAAACCCTGCAAGACTTAAATGAGCTAGAAGTATTCGAGCGTTGTTTGAATACTCACGAGGTGACAGACGCGCAAAAGTTGACCCTACGCGACGCTTATGAGCAGATACTTTATAATATTCATCATGATGACAGTCGGGCAGAATAG